gcttgtactcaaaaaagaaagttctccattcttcttaaaaataaaaaaataaaaaataaaaagaagaaaaaagtaaaaagaagaagaagttaaaGCTCTCCATTAATCAGCTTATGTGCCTATATTATATTATCAATCAATTTCTGTCAGATATATgagaacaagaaagaaaaagtggaACTAAATATTGACGGTCAACATTTGTGCAATTGATGCTGCTGTTGGATTTTGAAAGCAAATGCCAGATTTTtcagtcccacattggaaaactTTTTTATAGGCTAAGCAAAGCTCCTTTATCCTTTGGTATAAGAATGACTTGGATTATAAGTGGCAGGCTTGTTAGACTTTGGCTATAAAATTTGTCATTTCGTGCCCTTAAACCACAAAGGCAAATTTTTTGGTCCCTATAGTTTATCAATTCTTCCACTTTCGTCCTTTGgtttgccaaaaaaaaaagtaatttatcCAAGTGCAGCCAGCTCCACAAAAACAGCAGTAAAGCAAAATATacatgaaatcaaaatattcTCAAcagatttgaaaataatgttgCATTGAGAATTGGTAATTTACATGCAAAAAAATGACAGATAAAAAGATTACATTATAAACATATTCAATCTTCAAGAACATATCTGTTTCTTCTTGCACCGAAAGCAAATCTCTGCGGATTAAaaggacaaaaaataaaaataaaaatggtcaGCACatgttttcaaataaaaatgctATAATAATGACATTAAGAAGTTtgggtctttttttatttatttaaaatgttCGTTCACTTAACTGAAAATATCTGGGAGTAGGCTTTTATCCCAGTAAGGAAACGAATGTATGTAGGCTTCATTGATCCATTGGCAGGAACGGATCTTATATTTGGAACAAGATACTCCGCTACCTGTGACACCCATGTAGAATTCACAAACAAGATCGAAGGAAACAAATACGATTATATAATCCACCAAAAATGGATAtcgagaaaagaaaaaagttaatgCATTTTGCGCAGACCTTCAACATGCATGCACatacatgtgtgtgtgtgtgtgcgcgccCATGCGTGTTTGTATCTTTTGGCAGATTACTCTCAGACCAAATGGGATTTGAATTCACTACTTTATATTCCATCCATTCATACCCAGAGACCAAATTTCTTTTCACTCAAAGGCCCATCACTTTTCTATGTGTATCGGTATATCACTTACCTTTTAAACCATATGACATACAGGTAAATCATAATCTTGGTAATTTTAGAACCAGAAAAGATCAAATGGATTGTGAATAACCACTAATCAACATAGGCATCATAGAGTAACtcatacataaaaaattattggatTATGAATGAATTCTTACCACTTCAGGTGGTTCTGCCAAAACATTAATGAAAAACTTCGCCTGTATAAAACATGTTCGATTAATTAATAAGAAGCATGCAGAAGATGACTGAAAAAAGTCTACGAGCCGTATACAACCTGCTTCGTAGTTGCACCTGACATGAGAAGATCAGTTGTAACCATTCCTGGCTGCAACACCAGAAATTGGCTTCAGTAAGaagcaaaaaggaaatattttcATAACAAAAGACATTATATGAACATCTCTCCAGAATAACTACATAAGCTATTGTACTTGTTCATTACAAGAGTAGTTAACCAGGGAACAGTATAAATAAAGGGGCAAGATTAGGTGATACTGAGATATATACATAACATAACCATACACAAAGTAGGTATTAAATGGGAAGAATCGTAGATTTAATTCCATGATTAAAAAGAATCACACAGAAGATGGTGCAAACTAAAGAAAAGCATGATGATATGACTGCCATCAAATTGATATAGTTTTGGAAACCATTTAGTTACACTATCACCCTTTTTGCAGTTGTAAACTACAACTATAATACATTAGAAACTAATCTCATATTATCTTATTAAGTAATGTAATATATTGAAGATTTTAATTCATTGTtgaaatgataataataattaaaatataattattattattatcactaTTCCTATTATTagtattgttattattatttacatgGTTACTTGAAAGGTCAAATCACCATTTTCTTAGACatgtatttttattgcaaGTGAACAAAAGAATCAACAAGGTTAACCTAATCCAGTTAAAAACTTCCACCACTTTTATAATGACACAAAGAGCATCTAATATTGAAGTAAGCTGATGACACATTAAGCTGAATAGAGGATACAATCAATGCATACATGATAGTACAATATTAGTAACATGAAGTTTCAATCTTGCAAGTGGAACATGTAAGTGTTCAGAAattaggtttttcttttttgagaaaaaaaacggaacaaaagagaaaaaaagagcacCGAGTATGGAATAACATACCGACAAGTTATGCATTGCGACATTTTTGACATCCTGCATCTGCAGTTCAGCCTGCAAAAGTTTTAAGAGTTACATATTATGTAGGTAAAGTTAGTTATTCgtcccaaaaaaagaaggtaaagTTAGCTGGGAGCAGATTTGGATATATGATGacataaaaaaacaacaattaatCGTTCAAATGGTGCCGGCATTCACAAGAATCCAAACATGTGACATGGCTGAGAGTTTTAAAATCCAACCTAAActatatttatttcattttttaaaataatcataCAGTAGTTACTGTGATGGGTGGGAAGAAGCCCCTATAGGACCTAGGTAAACACTGCATTGTCAAGGGAAAGCAAGAACATCAATGAtaacgaagaaaatagaaCTTGTGATCTCATAGTTTAACAGCCTGTAATAATCAAAACAAGTCGAGATACCTGCAATGATTTTGTTAAATGCACCGCACTACGCTTTGTTGCCCCGTATGCAGCAAACCTACAgacataaacaaaaagaaagaaagagccATCATGCTACACTGATCCAGAGATTGCATTTTTACAGATTCATCTCACGTGGCGTACAAGATGGTGACATAATAATATAATCGTACTTCAACTACACAGTGATAACCATGACCTCTGTTCTTTAGTTTAAAATGATGCATATAAGGTTTACGGAAGACCTAGTCTAATCACCAGAAGTTTCAGTGCCAGTGGTTGGGTGGTTATATGGCGGTGCCAGTAAAGGTATTGCAGCTCCAAATGTAATGGCCATGGTAGAGGAAGGCAGCATGTGTGGTGGCTAGAGGGAGTCATGGTACCAGAATGGAGGTCAGAATGCTGACAGGAAGGTGGTATTGATGAAGCTAGGGGTGGTGGTGTTCTAGTGATGTTGGAGGAAACACGTGTGCATGACAGTATAAGGGTAAGATCCGTATTTTTCCatttaagaaataaattaaaataaggaaATTTTAGTTCTATGctgaaattaaaaagaatttggTTCCTCTCGATTCACTATTCTATGGAGAGAATACCACTTGGCCAGTCAGGTCGGACTCAGTGGATAATCAATGGTAACTCAGATCCAGGGTTGGACGATCTTGCTAAAGATTCCGTTTAAGTAGTTTCAATGTTGTCCACTTTTATGTGGCCCAGATAACCTCCATAACTTGTTTCCACTCTGTAATGGATATGGTTGTCTAGACAAGATGGGAAAGAAGCAGCATTGCACAAATCATATGAACCAAAGTTTTCTACCTAAATATGGATGTATAAAAGATAGGAGAAACTGATATAGCACCTCGGGGTTGGTCTTCCGTCAGAACCAGCTCCATCAATGTTGAAAATATGACCACCTCGAGGCTGGTTTAACATCATCTTTATtgcctaaacaaataaacagaaTCATGCACAAGAATCATCTTATATACAAGCCACTTAAAAACAAAGGGAATTTTCTACCTCACGGCAACATAACATCAAACCAAGCGCATTCGTAGTCACAACTTCACTGCACGCATTGTGTCAAAATTGTGAACAACCAAAAGGATTACAAATATGGTCGAGAAAAGTTTAACTGtaaaacaaaaggaatgaGGGCAAGCAATAATCACATGAGATCTTCATCTGAAGCCTCTGACAGTGGTTTAAAGCTATATGCATTTGATCCTGCATTATTAATCTGCATCATTCTCACCATATGGTACATAGAATTAAATATTCCTCAAAATATCACGatcaaatatttttcatgaaGAGAAAAGTAAGAATTGACTGCATAACTGCACACCAATTTATAGTACAACATGAATTGATTGGGAGGAAGGGAGAGAGGGAAGAAATGAGGAAAAGAAGGACCGCTATTGTTGggaaaatattaataattatgaCAGAAAATGGAAACCCCAGCATCAAATTATCCCACTAACTGGGATCTATAAAATTAGAACAGTTTCTTACAATCCAATCGTGATGCAGACAATATAACTTCAAAATCATCCAGAAGAGGAGGAATACATTTTTTTGCATTAAACTGGACTTTAGAATTGTGAATCTTTAATTTCTGGTTCAATTCAGCATGAGAAGAAACTGAATTTTTAAGAATATGCAAATGACTAATTTAAGAATTATCACTAACAGTCTTGCATACATCTAATTCTTCCGAGACCCTGCAAATGCGGAAGCTTTGTACACATGGCCACCCATTAATTTGTCTTGTCGCTGTTTTAAAATTTGCCATTGCAATGCTAGCCGAGTTAACAATACAAATGTATTTAGATTTACACTGGGCCTATTTATGATTCTTCATAGGTATACTATTTACATTTTCCTTTATAGTCAAATATAGTGATCAGGCTAATTGGACATCACTCAGTGAGCAATATTGTCTTAAAGGATTGCATCATTATCAGAGATATATGCAAAAGCAACACTATCTAGCTAGGAGTCACTTGGAAGACCGagtttatattattaattaattggaaCAGCTAGCCCAGTCTTGATTTTTAGTAAATATTCTTAAACAGCTGTAAACAAATACAGAAAACATTAAATGTTGTGGGTGACAAAGACAAAGATGTGACattcaaaaagaaaccaaGTCCTTCACATCCCACCCTTCAAAAAACATCAATCGCCTGTGTGTGATAAAGAAAAGGATCTGAAGTTAATACCCATATATCAATGTATTTCAGTTCTTTCTGTGCGAAAGAAACTAAGTCTTTCACATCCTGCCCTTCTCTAACATCACATGTAGTACCCTGTAAAGGAAGAAGTGAAAAATGAGTTAGAACCAACAACATGAAGTATGTAAAACTCCAGAattaaaatacaagaaaaactATCGCATATACACACATGCAAACAAGTGTGCATGCACGCACACATACACATATCAggatgaaaaatattttaataattaaaatataaaaaaagtcttAAAGGAGGTACCCACACTCGCTGCTCCCCAAAATCTTCCCTAAGGCTCTGGACAGCAGATTTAACCCGCTCAGCTAGGGATCAAAGtttcaaaaaaggaaaaaggtaaCAATTTGGTACTTCAAAAATAAACTTGAAATACATTCTGAGTCACAACTTCCATCAGCCAATAGGTTTTTATACATAACAAACATCGAATGAGGTATATTCATTAAGAAAGTAAAACAGCTAGTAAAATTGCAACTTAATATCAAATGAAAAAGTCTGCATAATAgaaatcttttattaattgCATAATAAACATGTCCAAACTACACACTCTAAATTGCTTAAATGTGATTTccatttttacaaaattactTGTGCATGGTTTTCACACAGAATTTGTTGCCTTTACAAAGCCCTTCAAAGACTCACTATGCAGAATTGTGCACCTAGTGTGAAAAGCACAAAAAGCGTAGCTTGTTGCAGATTCCAAAGAATGGcagcatatataaataaggGCATGTTTGGCAGTAGTTTTCAATGCTTAACAAAAATGCTTTCAGCAACAGTGCTTTTGAGAAGAAGTGATTCATTAATAAGAAATTTATGTGAAGTCTGATTCGGACCAATTTAACATTGTTTAAGAAAACTGTAAGAGTATTTTTTTGAACATTGAACAATGGGAAATAGATTGAAATTACAGCCAGAattacacaaaagaaagtgtAATTTGACCTTACATTTCTAGAGTCCATGTAATTCACAGTGTAATGGTTGCATATAAACACCACGGGACAAATTTTATTCCAAGGAAACCTCTAGGGGCGAAAGACTCTTTTACTTTAGTACTGTGTTTTGAAGAACTTGTTGCTTAGTTGTCCAAACCTAGGGTGCCAAGAAAGCAACCCAAACCAAATCCCCTTCTCATGCATGGTTTCTCACACATGTACATTACTAACTTTGGACCCATGTTGCATCACTATAAATCCGTAGGAAATGGCTATTTTTAAGGCATACTATTCTGAAACTGTATCCAAAATTGCTTTCAGATCCTACATTGGAAGAGACCGCTTTCTTAAAACCGGTACACATTATGAAATTTATAGATCATCAACACTTGCATATATGATAAAGAAACATCACACACACTTGACCACAAAATTTTTGACAATGAAGCAAAGAAATCATATGCCGAGGAAATTCAGAATAGGCGCGTTGAGTCAGAAGATACCTGATCTTGAGCAAATTATGACGTTATCCCCTGCTTTTAGAAACTCTTTGGCTAGAGCATATCCTATACCTGAAATAAAGATAAGGGAAAACCAGAGGCATATAAGTAGAACACAACCCAAAACATAAAACCCATAAAAT
Above is a window of Prunus persica cultivar Lovell chromosome G2, Prunus_persica_NCBIv2, whole genome shotgun sequence DNA encoding:
- the LOC18786526 gene encoding chlorophyll(ide) b reductase NOL, chloroplastic — translated: MAVTTSISSPSLSPLLFSKTHHTYFPRLDPHPNFCKFDRCCLQTVSSRQNPLCLSSSGTWVLNASLVRAEASGNGREPMVPPYNVLITGSTKGIGYALAKEFLKAGDNVIICSRSAERVKSAVQSLREDFGEQRVWGTTCDVREGQDVKDLVSFAQKELKYIDIWINNAGSNAYSFKPLSEASDEDLIEVVTTNALGLMLCCREAIKMMLNQPRGGHIFNIDGAGSDGRPTPRFAAYGATKRSAVHLTKSLQAELQMQDVKNVAMHNLSPGMVTTDLLMSGATTKQAKFFINVLAEPPEVVAEYLVPNIRSVPANGSMKPTYIRFLTGIKAYSQIFSRFAFGARRNRYVLED